The following nucleotide sequence is from Pasteurella multocida.
GTTTCCCAAAACATATTATATGTATCTTTTGCTTTTTTCTCACTCACATGAGTTAAGTAGATATCCAAACCAAATTTTCCACTTTTATGGTCATATCCCGCAGAGAAAACAGAGGTTTTGGGTTGAATGGCATTCATTGGGATATCACCATTAATGCGTCCGCGTTGGTAAGTAAATTTATAACCAAGCTTAAATCCTTCTAGTCTATACGTGAATACATCTAACTTTAACTTAGCATTGATATCAAGCCCTGTCACTTTGGCATGCTGGCGATTGATATTTTGGTAAACACTGAATGGGACAAGTTTTGAATGACCGTGTAATTGTTTGTTCCCTATAAATGCAAGATCAATAAAGTTGTCATATTTAGTATGGAACAAACTGGTGGTAATAAACCCCCACGGATTATGGAACGTCAATGCCACTTCTTTTGTTTTTGCGGTTTCTGCTTCAAGGTTTTTATTTGGGAGGATAGAGAAGTCGGGATGTTTAAAGGTTAAATAAATTTCCTCACCCGTTGGTGCTCTAAAGCCGTTACTGTATTTTGCTTGAATTCTAAACCAAGAGAATGGATCAATGGTTGTTGTTAATGTATAAGAACTTGCTGAATACTTTTTAGGTTGAGCAATATGTTTCATATTGGCATTCGCATTGGCAACGCGAGCCGCTTCATTTTTTTCATCAGAAAAATTAGATGAATCAAATTTAGGTTCTGTTACATATAAATTTGTCACCATATCAGACGGTACTTTAGGCGTTATTCCTGGAATGTATTCAGGTTGGTATTTGATTTGGTCATAGCGGTATGCTAAGCCAAAACCGAAATAATCATTGAGTCGAATATCATCCTCAAAATAGATCGCGTTTGTTGTTGCTTTAACGGGGATTAAGAATGAAAACACATTACTGTGATTACAAAGTGCGTTATAACGCCCATCACTGCCGATTTTTTGTGAACAATCTGTTGGGTAAAGTGCCCACCATTTTACATTTAGTGCGCTTTGACCTGTGGTATTAACCATCGATTTAGTGGTTTTTGACCATAATCCACCGTAGGCGAGATTATGTTGGGTTTTCCCAAGCTCTAGGTATTTGGTTAAATCTAGATTGAGTTGTTTGGTATTTGTGATTAAATCGCGTTGTGTCCAAAGATTTTCAAGGTGACCTTTTACATTTGGTACAAATAAAATGGGTCCTGTTAGTTTGGTTACTGATTTATTATCTATTTCTTTAACTTTATTAATTGTGGCAAATTCTTTATTTGGATCCACGTTAATTGATATATCTATAGGAGTACCATCGGGTTTAAATGCACCGATAGTTTTTTTATTACAATTAATTGCCTTACAACTTAACTTAGTGTTACGTTCGGAAAGATAAATTTTTTGGTTATCTGAGATTAATTCTTTATCTTTGCCTAATAAATCGTATTTAGTATTATTAATAAATAAATGGCGTTGTGGAGGAATTGTTTTCCCTCTTTTTAAGAAGTGTGCTTGGCATTTTGTATTATCTCCGTTTTGTAAGCTATCCCAACGGGAAACTTCGTTTTCACAGCTAATAGAAATAGGTTTTTCATATATAGTTTCTAACGATGAATCCCATGCTTCTTTTGCTCTATTCCAGCGATATTTATGCAGTCTATCTCTATTATTTTCATCGTAAGGTATAACCTCTAAGTCAACTAATTCCTTTTCACCTTGATTTTTTATTTCTGGACTATCATTGTATGTGACTATTTTGTTATCCTCGCCAACTAACTTATTTTCTTCATTATATTTCATCCCCAGCGGGTTTCCCTGATCTGGGCATTTATCATTACCATGACAATAATCATCTGTTCTAGCCCTGGTATTAATATGTTGATTAGAATACGTGAGTTTTAAAGTGTCATAGAAAGGATTGGTTGAATAATTTTCATAGGTGAATGCGTAGTTTTTACGTTCGACTTTATCGTTTGTATGACGTAGTTCAACTTCATCATAGGTACGATATTGAGTATTAGGCTTTAAGGTATAAGAGAAATCATGTCCTTTTGATGTATTGCGATAAATATCTGCCATTACGGAAAAACGATGGTTTTCATTTGGTTGAAAACCGACCTTTACCAAGGTGCTTTCAAGTGTTCGTAAATAAGGATCCGCCTTCTCTCTTTTTCGTCCCTGAATACGTTCGTTATAAGATTTATACCCATACTTCATGCCCTTTTCGTGTTGTATTGACAACAAGCACATCAAGGCTCTTGAGTTTTCCTGCTAGTGTCAGGGTATTTAAATGTTGATTATCTGCAGAGCTATAACCTTTCTTATAAGAAACAAACCAGTTTTTATTGATAAGAAAGTCGCGCGCATCTTTGGTTTGGAAAACGACTGATCCTCCTAATGCACCGCTCCCCGTTTTGATTGAGTTAGCCCCTTTTTGAATATTGACTTGTTTTAAGGTTTCTAGTTCCACACCATTTCGGGTGTTATTGAAATTACCATACCCTTCAAATAATTCTTTGAAACCTTGAGAGGATAGTGTTTCTGCTTGATGAAGACCATCTACCGTAATCGCAACACGGTTTTCATCAACACCACGAACGGCATAACCACTCGCACCAAAGCGTCCTGTTTCCACAACGGTCACCCCCGTTTCATAACGGACTAAATCTCGGCTATCGGACATTTGTTGGCGACGAATGCGCTCAGTACCGATTCGGGTTTCTCCGACTTTTTGAATAGCGATTTCATCATTTTGGCTAGAAACAACAATAGTTTCTAATGTTTCGGTAGGTTGTGCAGATGATAGGCTACAAGTGAGTGTAGTGAGCATCAATATAGACGGCTTGTTTAGTTTCATAGATACCTCATAATTTAAACTAAATAACTAGATTGATATTGATTATAGAAATCGTTCTCAATTATAGGGGCAAATAAATGAAATAAAAAGTAATATGAAGATGTTTAAGTGACTATTTTTATTATAAATTTACGCTTTTATTAGGGGTGTAGTTTAGTTATACAAAAATGAGTTGTTTTTTAAACATAAAGAGAGTTAGTGTGAAATGGCAAGAAGAATAGAAGTCTCATTGTTTGATAATCTGATGAAAGTTGAATGAGACCGAGAGTCAATATGTATTACTAAGAACAGGAGCAGGCGCAAAAGCAAGAGGGCATTTTAGCCCTGTTTTACTTGACTTCCTTTTAATAATTTTCGTATCCAGCTGCGGTTTGCATTCAGTTGGTGGAGGATATCTTCACTGAGAGGCAAGGGCTCGTGATAAATCAGCGAAGCCAGGGTTTCTGCTAACAGCGGTGCGGAGGTCAGTCCTCTAGAACCGAGGGCACCAATTAGAAAGAGATTCGGATGCAGTGCGGCGTTTTTTATGGCGTGTTTGCGACGGCGTAAGTTGTATAGATTGTGATAATCACTTAGCTGTTGTTCAAAATCAGGCACATTCCCTAGCATTGGAATACGATCACGAACGGAGCAACGGATGCCAATTCTGGCTTGATTATTGCGAGTATCAACCTCATTGACCCAATCTACTGAGGCAAGATTCGTTTGGATTTTTTGTTGGTTTTCTTGCTGTTCTTGTAAGCTAAATGTCCGCTCAGCATTATCACGCAAATGGCTGGCACCCAAGCAATGGGTTTGACTCGCTGCTTTTGGGGTTAGATAACCATCATAGCAAATGACTGCCTTGAGTTTGCTTAATTCAGTAGAAGTGGCAATTTCACTCACTTGTCCACGTACAGGATAAACAGGTAAATGTTCTGTTTGACGAAATTGTGTGAGTTTGTGACCATTTGCCAGTACAACAACTTGATGTTTGAAACTGTCGCCTTGTTCTGTTGTTAAGAGCCAATGCGTGGTTTGTCGTTCAAGTGCGGTGATTTTTTGCTGTGTTTTAATGATGACCCCACGTGTTGCTAAAAAATCGAAAGTATTTTGAACAAATTGTTGTGGTGATAACCAAGCGCCTTGTGCGATAAAGCCACCATCACATGGTAGTGGTAGCCCGACTTGTTCGCTAAGTGCTTGTTGTGATAAGGGCTGATACAGGCTAGGGGGCAATTGGAGCGCGGAAATTTTCGCTAATTTGACCGCACTTTTGGCATCATAGGCACAGAGTGCGACGCCACAAAAATCATGCTCAAATGTAATACCCTGTTCAATTGCCCAGTTGAAGCGCTGTTTACCATAGGCAAAGGCATGGATGTAGAAGCGAATATAGCGTAAATCATCATCGCTTAATTGGGGATAAAAAGCCCCTTGTTTATTGCCTGACGCATTGGCGGCAAGTGAGTTGTCTTCGCAATATACAGTTACTTTTGCCCCACGCTCTAATAAGGAAAGCGCGCTAAATACGGAGGCAATCCCTCCACCAATCAGAGCAATATCTGCATTTGCTGTCAGTTCAGCCGGTTGAACAAGAGCCCAAGGGGCATGGATGTCAGCGGGCTGTTGTTGTGCTTTTACACCCTGTAAACATTCTCGTTTTTTGCCATAGCCTTTGCGTTTAGTGACTGTAAAACCCGCATGTATTAGACCTTTTCTTACGGCACTTGCTGCGGTAAAAGTAGAAAAAGTGCCTTGTGTTTTGGTGTAACGATACATGTGTTGGTAAAGGGTATCTTGCCACATTTGTGGATTTTTACTCGGGGCAAAACCGTCTAAAAACCATGCATCAATTTTATTACACATATAATCGCCTAACTGAGGCAGGTTTTCCGCCATATCGCCAAACCAGAGATCAAGTGTGGTTTCAGCAAAGTGAAAACGGTAGCAACCAACAATCGGTTCTAACCAAGATTGTTGTAATTGTTGTGCAAGAGATTGAAACTCAGGGTAGGCTTGATGTGCCCGCTTGAGTTGTGCTAAGGGTAAAGGGTATTTTTCAAAGGAAATAAAAAAGAGCCGTTTTAGCGGTGCGTCAGGATAAGTAAGGCGAAATTCACGAAAACGCTGAGTGACTGCAAAAAAATTCAGCCCTGTACCAAAACCAGTTTCCGCAATCACAAAATGCGCTTCACTTGTTTGTTGCCAGCGTTGCCATAATTGATTGCCTTCCTGAAAAACATAGTGACTTTCCGCAAGACCGTCTTGATTGGAAAAATAAACATCGTCAAATTGGGCAGAAACCGGCGTGTTTTCAGCATTAAAATGGACGTCAGCAAACTGAACTTTATGCATGATTTTTTTATTCCTTTATAGACAACCTGAATCGTAATATAATAGCGAAAATTTATATACTGGTCGAACGATCAAATTAGCACTTGAAATGTTAACGTTTGCTCGTTATTTTATCGACCATATTTTTCACAATTTTGAATAATTGATAAGGAATACTCCATGAAAAGAGCGGTTATTACTGGGTTTGGTATTATTTCGAGTATTGGCAACAATAAAGACGAAGTATTAGCATCGTTAAAAGCTGGAAAATCAGGTATCGAAGTGATGCCCGAGTTTGTTGAGATTGGCATGCGTAGTCATGTGGCCGGCACGGTTAAATTAAATCCAAGTGAGCTGATTGATCGTAAAGTATATCGTTTTATGGGGGATGCGGCAGCTTATGCTTATCTTTCGATGAAAGAGGCGATTGAAGATGCAGGTTTGACAGAAGATCAAGTATCGAACGATCGTACTGGTTTGGTGATTGGTGCGGGAACCGGTTCAGCCCATAACCAATTAATCGCCTGTGATGCGGTGCGTGGTCCTCGTGGTGTGAAAGCGGTAGGACCTTATGCGGTCACCAAAACAATGGCATCCAGTGTTTCAGCTTGTTTAGCAACACCTTACAAAATTCGTGGTGTGAACTACAGTATTAGTTCAGCTTGTGCAACATCAGCCCATTGTATTGGTCATGCGCTTGAGTTAATTCAATTAGGTAAACAAGATATTGTGTTTGCGGGTGGTGCAGAAGAATTGTCTTGGGAATGTGCAACTGAGTTTGATGCGATGGGTGCGGTATCGACAAAATACAACGATACCCCAGAAAAAGCGTCACGCGCTTATGATGCGAACCGCGATGGTTTCGTCATCGCAGGTGGTGGTGCAGTGGTTGTCGTTGAAGAATTAGAGCATGCTCTTGCACGTGGTGCGAAAATTTATGCTGAAATCGTCGGCTATGGCGCTACATCAGACGGTTATGACATGGTGGCGCCAAGTGGTGAAGGCGCGGAGCGTTGTATGAGACAAGCCATGGCGACGGTTGATACACCAATTGATTACATTAACGTCCATGGTACTTCTACACCAGTAGGAGATGTGAAAGAGTTAGGTGCGATTAAAAATGTTTTTGGTGATAAAGTGCCAGCTATCTCATCAACGAAATCGATGACCGGTCACTCTTTAGGTGCAGCGGGTGCGCACGAAGCGATTTACACGTTATTAATGTTAGACAATGATTTTATTGCGCCAAGTATCAATATCGAAACTCTCGATGAGAATGCAAAAGGCTGTAACATTGTGACCGAAACTGTTGAAAATGCCGGCTTGAAAACTGTGATGTCAAATAGCTTTGGTTTTGGTGGAACAAACGCAGCGTTAATTTTCAAAAAGTATCAAGCATAATGGCGTAAAATGACTTGAGATTTAAAGGAAAGCGGTGAGTCTTTTATAGCGTCACCGCTTTTTTTAGGTTAGTAGATGATGGACATTGTTCTGTATTAAATCAAACAATGTCCGTGCAAAGCGTTTTTTGCTTTATTTGTTTGCTAATATTACGGCTCTGGTCGGGGCTTGGTAACCCTCAATCGTTTTTGTATGATCGCAAGGATCTAGGAAATCAATCAAGGATTCGTTCTCTAACCAGTCGGTTTTACGCTGTTCTGCCAAACTCGTTGGGGCGACATCTACACAACGCACGTTTTTAAAGCCGACTTTTTCCAACCAGTTAATCAAGGCGGGTACAGACGGGATAAAATACACGTTTTTCATTTTGGCATAGCGATCTGCGGGTACTAAAACCGTGTTGATATCACCGTCTACCACTAAAGTTTCTAGTACCAATTCCCCGCCTCTTATCAGCTGGTTTTTTAATTGGTTTAAATGATCTAATGGTGATTTACGATGATAAAGCACGCCCATAGAGAAAACCGTATCAAAGGCTGCTAACGGTTGCATTTGTTCAATGCCTAAGGGAATCAAATTAGCACGGCGATCATTGTTTAACAGTTTACGTACGGCTTCAAATTGACATAAAAATAATTCGGTTGGGTCAATGCCGACCACCATTTTTGCCCCTTCACCGACCATGCGCCACATATGATAACCGCTACCACAGCCCACATCTAAAATCGTGCGATCTTTCAGGGGGGCGAGGTGGGGCAGTACGCGATCCCATTTGAAATCAGAACGCCACTCACAATCGATGTGAATCCCGTGCAAATGATAAGGTCCCTTACGCCAAGGCATCAGCTGTTTGAGGTGATACACCAAACGTTGTTGCTCACCAGCAGACAACGGCGAAACACTCTCAGATTTGACCGCACTTTTCAGATCAATATGATCCGCGTCTAAGTGCGGTAAAAAATCCACAATTTTTGCCCATTTCGCATAATCACCGTGGGTTTGTTTTTCCCACTGTTTTAATTGCAGGGGAAGGGTTTCAAGCCACGCGGATAAATGAGTGGTGGCAATGTGTTGATAAAAAGGACGAAAGTCAATCATAGTGCGTTTTTATAAGCCTTTTGCGCTTGTTCAAAAGTGTCAACAATTTGTGCTTCTGGTTTGGCAGAGAGCAATGAAGTGGTGATAATCACCAAACTTGCTAAAGTAAAGCCGGGGATCATTTCATACAACTGGTGTAATTCAGAACCGATTGGTGTCCAGCTTTTCCAACCAAAGACGACGATAGCTCCAGTTAGCATGCCGAGCAATGCTGCCGAAGAAGTCATGCGTTTCCAGAATAAAGAAAATAATACAACAGGACCAAATGCACTGCCAAAACCCGCCCACGCAAATTCCACCAGTTTGAGTACTTTGCTGTGTTCATCTTGCGCAATCCAAATCGCAATCGCAGCAATTGCTAGCACCATGGCACGCCCTAACCAGACTAATTCTTTTTCAGA
It contains:
- the fabB gene encoding beta-ketoacyl-ACP synthase I, encoding MKRAVITGFGIISSIGNNKDEVLASLKAGKSGIEVMPEFVEIGMRSHVAGTVKLNPSELIDRKVYRFMGDAAAYAYLSMKEAIEDAGLTEDQVSNDRTGLVIGAGTGSAHNQLIACDAVRGPRGVKAVGPYAVTKTMASSVSACLATPYKIRGVNYSISSACATSAHCIGHALELIQLGKQDIVFAGGAEELSWECATEFDAMGAVSTKYNDTPEKASRAYDANRDGFVIAGGGAVVVVEELEHALARGAKIYAEIVGYGATSDGYDMVAPSGEGAERCMRQAMATVDTPIDYINVHGTSTPVGDVKELGAIKNVFGDKVPAISSTKSMTGHSLGAAGAHEAIYTLLMLDNDFIAPSINIETLDENAKGCNIVTETVENAGLKTVMSNSFGFGGTNAALIFKKYQA
- the cmoB gene encoding tRNA 5-methoxyuridine(34)/uridine 5-oxyacetic acid(34) synthase CmoB, with the protein product MIDFRPFYQHIATTHLSAWLETLPLQLKQWEKQTHGDYAKWAKIVDFLPHLDADHIDLKSAVKSESVSPLSAGEQQRLVYHLKQLMPWRKGPYHLHGIHIDCEWRSDFKWDRVLPHLAPLKDRTILDVGCGSGYHMWRMVGEGAKMVVGIDPTELFLCQFEAVRKLLNNDRRANLIPLGIEQMQPLAAFDTVFSMGVLYHRKSPLDHLNQLKNQLIRGGELVLETLVVDGDINTVLVPADRYAKMKNVYFIPSVPALINWLEKVGFKNVRCVDVAPTSLAEQRKTDWLENESLIDFLDPCDHTKTIEGYQAPTRAVILANK
- the mnmC gene encoding bifunctional tRNA (5-methylaminomethyl-2-thiouridine)(34)-methyltransferase MnmD/FAD-dependent 5-carboxymethylaminomethyl-2-thiouridine(34) oxidoreductase MnmC, translating into MHKVQFADVHFNAENTPVSAQFDDVYFSNQDGLAESHYVFQEGNQLWQRWQQTSEAHFVIAETGFGTGLNFFAVTQRFREFRLTYPDAPLKRLFFISFEKYPLPLAQLKRAHQAYPEFQSLAQQLQQSWLEPIVGCYRFHFAETTLDLWFGDMAENLPQLGDYMCNKIDAWFLDGFAPSKNPQMWQDTLYQHMYRYTKTQGTFSTFTAASAVRKGLIHAGFTVTKRKGYGKKRECLQGVKAQQQPADIHAPWALVQPAELTANADIALIGGGIASVFSALSLLERGAKVTVYCEDNSLAANASGNKQGAFYPQLSDDDLRYIRFYIHAFAYGKQRFNWAIEQGITFEHDFCGVALCAYDAKSAVKLAKISALQLPPSLYQPLSQQALSEQVGLPLPCDGGFIAQGAWLSPQQFVQNTFDFLATRGVIIKTQQKITALERQTTHWLLTTEQGDSFKHQVVVLANGHKLTQFRQTEHLPVYPVRGQVSEIATSTELSKLKAVICYDGYLTPKAASQTHCLGASHLRDNAERTFSLQEQQENQQKIQTNLASVDWVNEVDTRNNQARIGIRCSVRDRIPMLGNVPDFEQQLSDYHNLYNLRRRKHAIKNAALHPNLFLIGALGSRGLTSAPLLAETLASLIYHEPLPLSEDILHQLNANRSWIRKLLKGSQVKQG